From Cannabis sativa cultivar Pink pepper isolate KNU-18-1 chromosome 8, ASM2916894v1, whole genome shotgun sequence, a single genomic window includes:
- the LOC115699290 gene encoding histone-lysine N-methyltransferase ATXR2: MDPLSPIDPISTLLAPPSSLQAQEYFDELISKRRNPGIKVKQNEAFGKGVYAETEFKEGELILKDQMVVGAQHSSNKMDCLVCSFCFRFIGSVEIQIGRKLYLQQLGVSVNHSECDMEDMYSDGEDYSYEENGEDSGACSSSHLRKKVELPKGVVESLMNGDLKLPYSDRFPLPPTVPCIGSCGEAYYCSKSCAQADWESCHSLLCTGEKSESVSREALVEFIEHANETNDIFIVAAKAISYTILRYRKLKATSLEEQRKDKNVSGFTVPAALSEAWKPISMGHKRRWWDCIALPVDVESSGENAFRMQMRNLASTSLELLKAAIFDNDCEPLFSLEIYGHIVGMFELNNLDLVVASPVEDYFLYINDLPSSEKKETEEMTRPIFEALGDDYSVSCEGSAFFPLQSCLNHSCCPNAKAFKRDEDKDGQATILALKPICKGEEITISYVDEDLTLEERQASLADYGFRCTCPKCLAEET, translated from the exons ATGGACCCTCTCTCTCCTATTGATCCGATCTCTACTCTCCTCGCTCCACCTTCATCTCTCCAAGCTCAG GAGTATTTCGACGAGCTTATATCCAAGAGGCGAAACCCCGGTATCAAAGTGAAGCAAAATGAAGCATTTGGCAAAG gTGTGTATGCCGAGACTGAATTCAAAGAAGGGGAGCTTATATTAAAGGACCAAATGGTTGTGGGTGCTCAACATTCCTCAAATAAG ATGGATTGTTTGGTCTGCAGCTTCTGTTTTCGCTTTATTGGCTCAGTTGAAATTCAAATTGGAAGAAAACTTTATCTGCAACAGTTGGGAGTTTCAGTAAACCACAGTGAATGTGATATGGAGGACATGTATTCAGATGGAGAAGACTATTCTTATGAGGAGAATGGTGAAGATTCAGGAGCTTGTTCTTCCAGTCACCTCAGAAAAAAAGTTGAACTTCCTAAAGGGGTTGTGGAATCTCTCATGAATGGTGATTTGAAATTGCCTTATTCTGATAGGTTCCCATTGCCTCCAACTGTACCTTGTATTGGGAGTTGTGGGGAAGCTTATTACTGCAG CAAGTCATGTGCACAGGCTGACTGGGAATCATGTCATTCCTTGCTTTGCACTGGTGAGAAGTCAGAATCAGTATCAAGAGAGGCACTTGTAGAATTTATAGAGCATGCTAATG aaacaaatgATATATTCATCGTTGCTGCAAAG GCAATTTCTTATACTATATTAAGGTATAGGAAGTTGAAAGCGACTAGTCTTGAAGAACAAAGGAAAGATAAAAATGTTTCAGGCTTCACAGTTCCAGCTGCACTCTCTGAGGCATGGAAGCCAATATCAATGGGACACAAGAGAAG GTGGTGGGACTGCATTGCATTGCCAGTTGATGTTGAATCTTCTGGTGAAAATGCATTTAGGATGCAAATGAGAAACCTCGCCTCCACG TCGCTTGAGCTTCTTAAGGCAGCCATCTTCGACAATGATTGCGAACCTT TATTCTCTCTTGAAATTTATGGGCACATAGTTGGCATGTTTGAGTTGAACAATCT TGATTTGGTTGTAGCATCTCCAGTTGAGGATTATTTTCTGTACATCAATGATCTTCCATCTTCCGAAAAG AAGGAAACCGAAGAAATGACACGACCTATCTTCGAAGCTCTTGGTGATGACTATTCAGTTTCTTGCGAGG GCAGTGCGTTCTTTCCCTTGCAGAGTTGTTTGAATCACTCATGTTGTCCAAACGCAAAAGCTTTTAAAAGAGACGAG GACAAAGATGGCCAAGCAACAATACTTGCATTAAAACCTATCTGCAAGGGAGAAGAG ATTACCATCTCATATGTAGATGAAGATCTGACGCTTGAAGAGAGGCAGGCATCACTTGCAGACTATGGTTTCAGATGTACGTGCCCCAAATGTTTAGCAGAAGAAACTTAA